In a genomic window of Thiosocius teredinicola:
- a CDS encoding delta-class carbonic anhydrase: MKIAATSALTVVTALALSGCATTSSHHETKIVSDNYISEQRANLAASTAGKGFGPQSPRDIDSVEGSNPLVFNEAPAYTEMNLCNIHFHKNAEHKGGEFTTYAGNGDGHGFKSGYKYSGTLTAKELAPVAQEICPGEHGALSVGDTIEVHYVHSSAQIEPGPTLGSCLNEAIKNPQLRVETQVYVLVNDASALDFADVTKHGKVNGFYQALNIPNDTGTAIQYAGSTTGPSYNEVGSPFQVSWSVRPKVAKVDAKTVGAWCKGNTFDEDHAHGVRNLVVNPSLLSEIVR; this comes from the coding sequence TTGAAAATTGCAGCAACGAGCGCCCTCACAGTAGTGACCGCGTTAGCCCTCTCCGGATGCGCCACAACCAGTTCGCATCACGAAACAAAGATTGTGTCTGACAACTACATCTCTGAGCAGAGAGCCAATCTGGCTGCAAGCACGGCAGGCAAAGGTTTCGGCCCCCAGTCGCCACGCGATATCGATTCGGTCGAAGGTAGCAACCCTCTCGTGTTCAACGAGGCACCGGCTTACACGGAAATGAACTTGTGCAATATCCATTTCCACAAAAACGCCGAGCACAAGGGTGGCGAGTTCACCACCTACGCGGGCAATGGCGACGGTCACGGCTTCAAATCAGGTTACAAATATTCGGGTACTTTGACGGCGAAAGAACTCGCCCCCGTGGCTCAGGAAATCTGTCCCGGCGAGCACGGCGCGTTGAGCGTGGGTGACACGATCGAAGTGCATTACGTCCATTCGAGCGCACAGATCGAACCGGGCCCGACGCTGGGCTCATGTCTCAATGAGGCGATCAAGAACCCGCAACTGCGGGTCGAGACACAAGTCTATGTGTTGGTGAACGACGCCAGCGCGTTGGATTTCGCCGACGTGACCAAGCATGGGAAAGTTAACGGCTTCTACCAAGCGTTGAACATCCCCAACGATACCGGAACCGCGATCCAATACGCCGGCTCGACGACCGGACCAAGCTACAACGAGGTGGGGTCTCCATTCCAGGTATCCTGGAGCGTGCGCCCCAAGGTTGCGAAGGTCGACGCCAAGACTGTCGGAGCCTGGTGCAAAGGGAACACGTTCGACGAAGACCATGCGCATGGGGTGCGGAATCTCGTCGTCAACCCCAGTCTGCTCTCCGAAATAGTCCGCTGA
- a CDS encoding quinoprotein dehydrogenase-associated SoxYZ-like carrier: MAQIDSAQLRVSLPGKLLIWSVILLWCFLPPNSSAEQEPNQSLVDSSQWRGANTQEDSERSWQATRLSQFGKRTIIEQQGIIKIQAPSRAENDAIVPVSIKLSRPPGFETINKVYLVVDVNPMPTAGVFTINPKKSLEEIDTRVRVNGYTYIRAIAETSEGILYLDKQWVKSRGAGCSAPPDIDQEEHLKRLGKMRFRLDDAADDSRLVQLMISHPNNTGMQKNQLSLLYIPTHYINEVEVWLGEEKLLHADTTFSISENPSFRFRLDDDETAELTAIAKDTEGNVFMHSQTTGSNLQ, translated from the coding sequence ATGGCACAGATCGATAGCGCTCAGTTGCGCGTCTCGTTACCCGGCAAGTTGCTTATATGGTCAGTCATCCTGCTATGGTGCTTCCTACCGCCGAACAGCTCCGCCGAACAGGAGCCCAACCAAAGCCTCGTTGATTCTTCACAATGGCGCGGTGCCAATACGCAGGAAGACAGCGAACGAAGTTGGCAAGCAACGAGGCTGAGCCAATTCGGTAAACGCACGATTATCGAACAGCAAGGCATCATCAAGATTCAGGCGCCGTCTCGAGCCGAGAATGACGCTATCGTCCCTGTGTCAATCAAACTTTCCAGACCACCCGGTTTCGAAACCATCAATAAGGTTTACCTGGTCGTCGACGTCAATCCCATGCCCACGGCGGGCGTCTTCACGATCAATCCCAAGAAAAGCCTCGAAGAAATAGATACCCGAGTCAGAGTCAACGGCTATACCTACATTCGTGCAATCGCCGAAACGTCGGAAGGCATCTTGTATCTCGATAAGCAGTGGGTGAAGTCGCGTGGTGCAGGCTGCTCAGCCCCACCGGATATCGACCAGGAAGAGCACCTTAAAAGGTTGGGCAAGATGCGTTTCAGGTTGGACGATGCTGCCGATGACTCAAGACTTGTTCAATTGATGATCTCGCACCCCAACAACACGGGTATGCAAAAGAATCAGCTTTCCCTCCTGTATATCCCGACACACTACATCAACGAAGTCGAAGTCTGGCTGGGAGAGGAAAAACTGCTGCACGCCGATACCACCTTCAGCATCAGCGAAAATCCGAGCTTCCGTTTTCGGTTGGATGACGACGAAACAGCCGAGTTGACGGCGATTGCAAAAGACACCGAAGGCAATGTCTTTATGCACAGCCAGACAACCGGCAGTAACCTTCAGTAA
- a CDS encoding DUF302 domain-containing protein — translation MILLAVLLNGAALAADSSLSSNSLDAAAARYTVTTTKLFDDVVADLEFAISENNYRITGRNQIGKAIADSENIAFPRSTIIHFCNLQTAKEVFDLNPDFLLHMPCRITLREKQGDVVIEARLVPENDPKLMEITAKINAMLRRISDYAAK, via the coding sequence TTGATACTGCTGGCAGTACTGCTGAACGGTGCAGCGCTGGCAGCGGATTCTTCGCTTTCATCCAACAGCCTCGACGCCGCGGCAGCCCGTTACACCGTCACTACGACCAAACTTTTTGATGACGTGGTAGCCGACCTGGAATTTGCGATCAGCGAAAACAACTACCGAATCACCGGTCGCAATCAGATCGGAAAAGCCATTGCGGATAGCGAAAACATCGCCTTTCCCAGGTCAACCATCATCCATTTTTGCAATCTGCAGACGGCCAAAGAAGTTTTCGACCTCAACCCGGATTTCTTGCTTCACATGCCCTGTCGTATCACGCTGCGCGAGAAACAAGGCGATGTCGTAATAGAAGCTCGCCTGGTGCCGGAAAACGATCCCAAGTTGATGGAGATCACGGCTAAGATCAACGCCATGTTGCGCCGCATTTCTGATTATGCTGCGAAGTGA
- a CDS encoding FKBP-type peptidyl-prolyl cis-trans isomerase, giving the protein MKYIVAILLVIALMLIYQMITRNKPSATANLQQGQAFLAENAKAEGVTTTASGLQYKVLQAGDGNESPGPNDRVKVHYHGTLIDGTVFDSSVDRGEPISFGLNQVIKGWTEGLQLMVVGQKNRLFIPSDLAYGDRGAGGVIGPGSTLIFDVELLGINE; this is encoded by the coding sequence TTGAAGTACATCGTCGCCATTCTACTCGTCATCGCATTGATGCTGATCTACCAGATGATCACCCGCAACAAACCATCGGCCACGGCAAACCTCCAGCAGGGCCAGGCCTTTTTGGCAGAGAATGCCAAAGCCGAGGGCGTCACCACCACTGCGTCCGGCCTGCAATACAAGGTACTGCAAGCAGGCGATGGCAACGAATCGCCTGGGCCGAATGATCGCGTCAAGGTGCACTACCACGGCACGCTCATCGATGGCACGGTTTTCGATAGCTCAGTGGACCGGGGAGAGCCGATCTCTTTTGGTTTAAACCAGGTCATCAAGGGCTGGACGGAAGGCCTGCAGCTGATGGTTGTCGGGCAGAAGAATCGCCTCTTCATCCCCAGTGACCTCGCCTACGGAGACCGCGGTGCTGGCGGTGTAATCGGCCCGGGCAGCACCTTGATCTTCGATGTGGAACTACTTGGCATCAACGAGTAA
- a CDS encoding AraC family transcriptional regulator — MSFDYKRRVATQIADHPIGKLLDSLRMESAFYTSSTLMRPWGMVMPPMSNCMMYHIVLEGAAEFRIADSVFPLEEGGFVLFPKGEGHVVSDGQCKTIVPLAELPIESVTERYETLTFGGSGEVTRMVCGAMLFQHPLAIKLLGILPPYIRIHPDSKDSVNVVTNVARLLKSESETISVGAEAVISRLADVLVVAAMRQYLSELDESKTGWLTALQDDRIGKSLKLIHDQPSKHWSLEELAIAVGMSRTSFATQFKKLVGNSPMEYLTEWRMSLAYSRLQLTGDTVLSIALDIGYQSESAFSRAFKKSIGKSPVEVRKDYEASVETT; from the coding sequence ATGTCGTTTGATTACAAGAGACGAGTGGCTACGCAAATCGCGGATCACCCAATTGGGAAGTTGCTTGACAGCTTGCGAATGGAAAGTGCGTTTTACACGAGTTCGACGTTGATGCGCCCATGGGGAATGGTCATGCCGCCGATGTCCAACTGCATGATGTATCACATTGTGCTGGAAGGCGCTGCAGAGTTTCGCATTGCAGATTCTGTGTTTCCCTTGGAGGAAGGGGGCTTCGTGCTGTTCCCGAAGGGCGAGGGGCATGTGGTGTCTGACGGTCAATGCAAGACGATCGTTCCGCTCGCCGAGTTGCCTATCGAGAGTGTTACCGAGCGCTATGAAACGCTGACCTTTGGTGGCAGCGGCGAGGTAACCCGGATGGTGTGTGGTGCCATGTTGTTTCAGCACCCGCTTGCCATCAAGCTGCTCGGCATACTGCCTCCTTACATTAGGATCCATCCCGATTCAAAAGACTCCGTCAATGTCGTGACTAATGTGGCACGCTTGCTCAAATCCGAGTCAGAAACGATTTCCGTTGGGGCAGAAGCAGTTATTTCTCGCCTTGCCGATGTCCTTGTTGTCGCTGCTATGCGTCAGTACTTGTCTGAACTCGATGAGTCAAAAACCGGATGGCTTACCGCCCTCCAGGACGATCGCATCGGGAAATCTCTCAAACTAATCCACGACCAGCCAAGCAAGCACTGGTCGCTGGAAGAGCTGGCGATTGCCGTTGGCATGTCAAGGACCAGCTTCGCCACACAGTTTAAGAAGCTGGTCGGCAATTCGCCCATGGAGTATTTGACTGAGTGGCGTATGTCGCTGGCTTATTCCCGTCTGCAACTGACTGGCGATACTGTGCTGTCTATTGCGCTGGATATCGGTTATCAGTCAGAGTCGGCCTTTTCGCGTGCATTCAAAAAGTCTATTGGAAAAAGCCCGGTGGAAGTCAGGAAAGACTATGAGGCCTCAGTAGAGACCACTTAG